A portion of the Adhaeribacter radiodurans genome contains these proteins:
- a CDS encoding transposase, which translates to MAVLSEDKINRWIVPYLSQGKRGSKLQVAPAAIISGILYRLKTGCQWRELPLKEIFTGPTISWQGVYHHFRKWVNDGSFKNVWLGLLKSQRCLLDLSGVQLDGSQTICKQGGECIGYQNRKAANSCNSLFLADNKGQMLACSLPVSGAHHDLYEIEVVFKELCNLLKEAGIETKGLFLNADAGFDSQAFRSICSEMKIEANIATNPRNGQITDEYIYFDEQLFKQRNAIERANAWMDSFKALLIRFETKALHWFVLILIAFSVLFIRKIPNKPKL; encoded by the coding sequence ATGGCAGTATTAAGCGAAGATAAAATAAATCGGTGGATAGTTCCATATTTGAGCCAAGGAAAGAGAGGCAGTAAATTACAAGTAGCACCAGCAGCCATTATTTCAGGTATTTTATATCGGTTGAAAACAGGCTGTCAATGGCGAGAGTTACCCCTAAAAGAAATATTTACTGGCCCAACCATTAGCTGGCAAGGCGTGTATCATCATTTTCGAAAGTGGGTAAATGATGGGAGTTTTAAGAATGTATGGCTTGGCCTACTAAAAAGCCAGCGTTGCTTACTAGATTTATCAGGTGTTCAGTTAGATGGTAGTCAGACTATCTGTAAGCAGGGAGGGGAATGCATTGGTTATCAAAACAGGAAAGCGGCCAATAGTTGCAATAGCCTGTTTTTAGCTGATAACAAAGGGCAGATGCTGGCTTGTAGTTTACCAGTATCAGGAGCCCACCATGACTTGTATGAGATTGAAGTAGTATTTAAAGAATTATGTAATTTATTGAAAGAAGCAGGTATTGAAACTAAAGGTTTATTCTTAAATGCCGATGCCGGATTTGATTCCCAAGCTTTTAGAAGTATATGTTCAGAAATGAAAATAGAAGCTAATATTGCCACTAATCCCAGGAATGGCCAAATCACGGATGAATATATTTATTTTGATGAACAACTCTTTAAGCAGAGAAATGCCATTGAAAGAGCTAACGCCTGGATGGACAGCTTCAAAGCTTTGCTCATTCGATTCGAAACCAAAGCACTACACTGGTTCGTGCTTATTTTAATTGCTTTCTCCGTCTTATTTATTCGTAAAATCCCTAATAAACCAAAACTCTAA
- a CDS encoding winged helix-turn-helix transcriptional regulator, with amino-acid sequence MKKKEKICPEVATCSVDYAFKRIGGKYKGKILWYLHEHSILRYGELSRTMSDITTKLLTQTLWELETDHLIDRKVYHEGPFKVEYTLTEVSNELIPFIRYLKKSGNKQIKEELKNAK; translated from the coding sequence ATGAAAAAGAAAGAAAAAATTTGTCCGGAGGTTGCCACTTGTTCTGTGGATTATGCCTTTAAGCGCATTGGAGGCAAATACAAAGGCAAAATTTTATGGTATTTGCACGAACACTCTATTTTGCGTTACGGCGAGTTAAGCAGGACCATGTCGGACATTACTACTAAATTGCTGACTCAAACTTTATGGGAACTAGAAACAGACCATTTAATTGATCGAAAAGTATATCACGAAGGTCCGTTTAAAGTAGAGTATACCTTAACAGAAGTTAGCAATGAACTGATCCCCTTTATCCGTTACTTAAAAAAATCGGGCAACAAACAAATCAAAGAGGAACTGAAAAATGCTAAATAA
- a CDS encoding SDR family NAD(P)-dependent oxidoreductase yields the protein MQKPIGLGFTAKSNTAEIIVGINLTGKVAIITGGYTCIGLETTQTLAAASTVIMPVRSIQKAQQNLAGIANVELAEMDSMDHTSIMSVIGFLRCFNKQG from the coding sequence TTGCAAAAGCCAATTGGCCTTGGTTTTACCGCAAAATCTAACACCGCAGAAATAATTGTAGGGATAAACCTTACCGGAAAAGTGGCGATTATAACCGGCGGTTACACTTGTATTGGTTTAGAAACTACCCAAACACTGGCGGCCGCCTCTACCGTAATTATGCCCGTCCGAAGTATTCAAAAAGCCCAGCAGAATTTAGCCGGGATTGCTAATGTAGAGTTAGCCGAAATGGACTCAATGGACCATACTTCCATAATGAGTGTAATAGGTTTTCTTAGATGTTTTAATAAGCAAGGCTAA
- a CDS encoding DoxX family protein: MATAEISLPVSKKKAYEKVNVPEPSVPTSDWNGLEKTAFRFFFIYFFIQAVPLDWKYFRNLFSINWLDLHFRDIFYLSRYTPQFFSTPENATGWGINSFADWGVVLVIAVIGAAIWSAADRKHKEYNQLYYWLRVILRYRLAIGLIAYAFLKIYPMQSPLPSISNLNTHYGDFNAWKIFSLTLGIVPDYQSFLGLVELLAAALLFFRKTASIGAFLVLPFTGNVFMSNLAYEGGEYVYSFYLITIALFLFAYDGKRLFTLLTLEQPTLPNRFHPKFTDWQKSARLVLKSAFVFVFIFLYGYKTYAVYHKEGSYHFPKTAGLPNASGLYNVKEFRINNQVLPYSVTDPIRWQDVVFEKWATISIRSNQKTPLEEAKTEEIFLNDQDRNYEEAGSGGRQYYSYQIDAANQTLILQNKNKNRPSDKLTLNYERPNANQIILSGHNEKQEPVYVVLEKINKKYLLDEVAREGRQKLMKL; the protein is encoded by the coding sequence ATGGCTACCGCAGAAATTTCGTTACCTGTTTCTAAAAAGAAAGCCTATGAAAAGGTAAATGTACCGGAACCATCGGTTCCTACTTCCGACTGGAACGGGCTGGAGAAAACGGCTTTTCGTTTTTTCTTTATTTACTTTTTTATTCAGGCCGTACCGCTCGACTGGAAGTATTTTCGGAATCTGTTTTCCATCAACTGGCTCGATTTACATTTCCGGGACATCTTTTACCTGAGCCGCTATACCCCTCAGTTTTTCTCCACTCCCGAAAATGCAACTGGTTGGGGCATTAATTCTTTCGCCGATTGGGGAGTAGTTCTGGTAATAGCTGTAATTGGAGCTGCCATTTGGTCAGCTGCGGACCGTAAGCATAAAGAATACAACCAGCTGTATTACTGGCTGCGCGTTATTCTGCGGTACCGCTTAGCTATTGGCTTAATTGCCTACGCTTTTTTAAAAATTTACCCGATGCAGTCGCCGTTACCTTCCATCAGTAACCTAAACACGCACTACGGTGATTTTAACGCCTGGAAAATTTTCTCACTGACGTTGGGTATTGTGCCGGATTATCAATCATTTCTGGGTTTGGTAGAATTACTTGCCGCGGCTTTACTCTTTTTCCGCAAAACGGCTTCTATTGGGGCTTTCCTAGTTTTACCATTTACCGGCAACGTGTTTATGTCGAATTTGGCTTACGAAGGCGGCGAATACGTGTACAGTTTTTACCTGATCACCATCGCCTTATTTTTGTTTGCTTACGATGGCAAACGGCTCTTTACTTTACTAACCCTGGAGCAACCCACGCTCCCGAATCGTTTTCATCCGAAATTTACGGATTGGCAAAAAAGTGCTCGATTGGTTTTAAAAAGTGCGTTTGTGTTCGTGTTTATATTTCTGTATGGCTATAAAACCTACGCGGTTTACCATAAAGAAGGCTCTTACCATTTCCCGAAAACCGCTGGCTTACCAAATGCCAGTGGCTTGTACAACGTAAAAGAATTCCGGATTAACAACCAGGTTTTACCTTATTCCGTTACCGACCCAATTCGCTGGCAGGACGTAGTTTTTGAAAAATGGGCTACCATCAGCATCCGCTCTAATCAGAAAACACCTTTAGAAGAAGCCAAAACCGAAGAAATATTCCTGAACGACCAGGACCGCAATTACGAAGAAGCCGGTTCCGGTGGCCGCCAATATTATTCTTACCAGATTGACGCTGCTAACCAAACTTTAATCCTGCAGAACAAAAACAAGAACCGGCCGAGCGATAAATTAACGCTGAATTACGAACGGCCTAATGCCAATCAGATTATTCTATCCGGCCATAACGAGAAGCAGGAACCCGTGTACGTGGTGCTGGAAAAAATAAATAAAAAATACCTGTTGGACGAAGTGGCTCGCGAAGGTCGCCAGAAACTGATGAAGTTATAA
- a CDS encoding SusC/RagA family TonB-linked outer membrane protein — translation MKKLLFRSSKVILLLSLYGTPLLAFSSLYSFPVNAANRMNLPDVPVTGKVTGPSGEPLPGVTIVLKNTTIGTTTSTDGTFQLTVPNGSGTLVASFIGFATKEIPVNGQKPVQVTLAEDTKALKEIVVVGYGSQERKNLVGSVSKVNPSETKDIPGGNFAAQLQGKASGVQISSSTGVPGEGIFIRVRGATSINASNDPLYVVDGVFVNNNSLQTVSTGGKATSPIADINPADIESIEVLKDANATAIYGSRGANGVVIVTTKRGSYNTKPKVTFNTSQGFAKAANLWDLTTGPEHAALINEYWINSGQDNPALKQTFENRPFRPVSEGGRGLPEEQQTQDRLGDVFRTARLANYDLSLQGGNANTKYYIGGGYTKQEAIIKPVYLQRASFKVNIDQQVNDKVQVGVSNTVSRTYRNQARAGDGPQGGLLQSALHTPTYLPKNNPDGSPARYAGFDNLDVLLNNYDVNSTSLRYIGNLFVDAEIIPGLKFRSSWGVDYNNYDESEYWNDKTQLGAAPTNGLATSGLTQKTSWLNEQTLTYRKNFGGKHTIGALVGNTLQSDVLNNTSAQGSNFASNSFTLISDAATRTSTQTWTKNSLASFFSRLDYNFDEKYLLEFTIRADGSSRFGGNNKWGYFPSIGGAWRLKEEEFLKNVTALSDLKLRGSFGVTGNQNGINDFAPLGFWAGGVSYVDNATSGDKPGIAPQQVANPNLKWERTRQVNAGVDVGLFEGRIGLEFNYYSKYTTDALLQLPVPARTGFATYITNAGEISNKGFELGINTVNVQAGDFTWNTNFNLSRNINKIEKLPIPTVYGSRDLLRAQQGYPMYSFWAYKQLYVDPQTGNAVFEDVNQDGQITAADRQILGTASPKFFGGLTNNFTYKGFDAGVLISFQYGNKVWNHNRFFGEGGGTRDANRVIFASQLDRWQKPGDETDVPRLTGIGNNYRLEQNSRFLEDGSFLRLRSLSVGYSLPKNLLSRVKVDNLRLYVVGTNLFLLTKYTGPDPESNVTNTDQNTQGLDLGTPPQPRTIQFGINITI, via the coding sequence ATGAAAAAGCTGCTCTTCCGAAGCAGTAAAGTAATCTTATTGCTTTCACTTTATGGAACACCTTTACTAGCCTTTTCTTCACTTTATAGTTTTCCGGTTAATGCAGCCAACCGGATGAACTTGCCCGATGTACCAGTTACCGGCAAAGTAACCGGCCCTTCCGGTGAACCGCTGCCCGGCGTAACCATCGTGTTAAAAAACACCACCATTGGTACTACTACCAGCACCGACGGTACTTTTCAGCTAACCGTACCCAATGGTTCGGGTACTTTAGTAGCCTCTTTTATTGGGTTTGCTACCAAAGAAATTCCAGTAAATGGTCAAAAACCGGTGCAGGTTACCTTGGCCGAAGATACCAAGGCTTTGAAAGAAATAGTAGTGGTAGGTTATGGCAGCCAGGAGCGCAAAAACCTGGTGGGCTCAGTTAGTAAAGTAAATCCTTCCGAAACCAAAGACATACCCGGTGGTAATTTTGCCGCGCAGTTGCAAGGCAAAGCTTCCGGCGTACAGATTTCGTCGAGCACCGGCGTTCCCGGCGAAGGCATTTTTATCCGGGTGCGGGGCGCTACTTCCATCAACGCCAGCAACGACCCCTTGTACGTGGTAGACGGAGTTTTTGTGAATAACAACAGCTTACAAACCGTAAGTACCGGCGGCAAAGCCACCTCGCCCATTGCGGATATAAACCCTGCTGATATTGAAAGCATTGAAGTTTTAAAAGATGCCAACGCTACCGCCATCTACGGCTCGCGCGGCGCCAACGGAGTAGTAATTGTTACTACCAAACGGGGTAGCTATAATACCAAACCAAAAGTTACTTTCAACACCTCACAGGGCTTTGCCAAAGCCGCCAACCTCTGGGATTTAACCACCGGTCCGGAGCACGCGGCTTTAATCAATGAATACTGGATTAACTCGGGTCAGGATAATCCGGCTTTAAAGCAAACCTTTGAAAATCGTCCTTTCCGGCCGGTATCCGAGGGAGGCAGAGGTTTACCCGAAGAACAACAAACACAAGACCGGTTAGGTGATGTATTCCGCACGGCCCGCCTGGCTAATTACGACTTATCCTTACAAGGTGGCAACGCCAATACTAAATATTACATCGGCGGCGGTTATACCAAACAGGAAGCCATTATAAAACCGGTTTATCTGCAGCGCGCCAGCTTTAAAGTAAACATTGATCAACAGGTAAATGATAAAGTACAGGTAGGCGTGAGCAATACCGTGTCGCGCACGTACCGCAACCAGGCCCGCGCCGGCGACGGTCCGCAAGGTGGTTTACTGCAATCGGCGTTGCATACGCCCACTTATTTGCCCAAGAACAATCCGGATGGGAGCCCGGCCCGTTACGCCGGTTTTGATAACCTGGATGTACTCCTGAATAACTACGACGTTAATTCTACCAGCTTGCGCTACATCGGTAACTTGTTTGTGGATGCTGAAATTATCCCGGGTTTAAAATTCCGCAGTAGCTGGGGTGTAGATTATAACAACTACGACGAATCGGAATACTGGAACGATAAAACCCAGCTCGGCGCGGCTCCTACCAATGGATTAGCCACTTCGGGCTTAACCCAAAAAACGTCCTGGCTGAACGAGCAAACCCTTACTTACCGCAAAAACTTTGGCGGCAAACACACCATTGGGGCTTTAGTGGGTAATACGCTGCAAAGCGATGTGCTGAACAATACTTCGGCCCAAGGCAGCAACTTCGCGAGTAATTCTTTTACCTTAATCTCCGATGCGGCAACGCGTACTTCTACCCAAACCTGGACAAAAAATTCCTTAGCTTCTTTCTTCTCCCGGTTAGATTATAATTTCGATGAAAAATACCTGCTGGAGTTTACGATCCGGGCCGATGGTTCTTCCCGTTTCGGGGGCAATAACAAATGGGGCTATTTTCCATCGATTGGGGGTGCGTGGCGTTTAAAAGAAGAAGAATTTTTAAAAAATGTAACCGCCCTGAGCGATTTAAAACTGCGGGGTAGCTTTGGGGTAACCGGTAACCAAAACGGCATCAACGATTTTGCTCCTTTGGGTTTCTGGGCCGGTGGAGTAAGTTATGTAGATAACGCTACCAGCGGCGATAAACCGGGCATCGCACCGCAGCAAGTGGCCAATCCTAACTTAAAATGGGAACGTACCCGCCAGGTAAATGCCGGGGTAGACGTTGGTTTGTTCGAGGGCCGCATTGGTCTGGAGTTTAATTATTACTCTAAATACACCACGGATGCTTTGCTGCAATTACCTGTGCCCGCCCGCACCGGTTTTGCGACCTACATTACCAACGCCGGCGAAATCAGCAACAAAGGCTTTGAGTTAGGCATCAACACGGTTAACGTTCAAGCGGGTGATTTTACCTGGAACACCAATTTCAACTTGTCCCGGAACATTAACAAAATTGAAAAACTACCCATCCCAACCGTTTACGGCAGCCGCGATTTACTGCGGGCGCAGCAAGGTTACCCGATGTACTCGTTCTGGGCCTACAAACAATTGTACGTAGATCCACAAACCGGCAACGCAGTATTTGAAGATGTAAACCAAGACGGCCAAATTACCGCCGCCGACCGCCAGATTCTGGGTACCGCTTCTCCTAAATTTTTTGGGGGATTAACCAACAATTTTACTTACAAAGGTTTTGATGCCGGCGTGCTCATTTCTTTCCAATACGGTAACAAAGTCTGGAACCACAACCGGTTCTTCGGTGAAGGCGGTGGTACCCGCGATGCTAACCGCGTAATTTTTGCGAGCCAACTGGATCGGTGGCAAAAGCCCGGCGACGAGACGGATGTTCCGCGCTTAACCGGGATTGGCAATAACTACCGCTTAGAGCAAAATAGCCGTTTTTTAGAAGATGGCTCGTTCCTGCGCCTGCGTTCGCTTAGTGTTGGGTACTCGCTGCCGAAAAATCTGTTGTCGCGGGTGAAAGTCGATAATCTGCGCCTGTATGTGGTAGGAACCAATTTGTTCCTGCTTACTAAATATACCGGTCCAGACCCCGAGTCGAATGTAACCAACACCGACCAGAATACCCAAGGTTTAGACCTCGGAACGCCGCCGCAACCGCGCACCATTCAATTCGGAATCAACATTACCATCTAA
- a CDS encoding polysaccharide lyase, with the protein MKTKLLLSIPLLSLFTTACDTEELVQPDVKPEVELANASNITSIDSYRKNLLVEQRFESSAMSPFNKQVYKSHGFVLTSAESRSGSKSARIELRKADYKLRSEILLPAETSSNRWYGFSMKLPSSYWQTSTAVDSWDIIAQWHAMEDKGEAARFPPIALVVSKGRLNVVMYWATRSNNTNSTISGKKVFDLGPVIKDKWVDFVFHINFSHQSDGVLDVWLNGTKSLTFRGPNSYNDNDHPYFKTGIYKRKWGTISKRALFIDDIRTASGGASYNDVAPSGSGKNNPPAEDDAPVSATGQKVVSYTLVNADTDKDIRTIANGATIKLSGLPTKNINIRANTNTTVGSVYFALSGAKNYTKTEGGAPYALFGDTNLNYAAWRPALGKYTLKATPYSAAGRSGNAGTALTINFTVTQ; encoded by the coding sequence ATGAAAACTAAACTACTTTTGTCTATTCCCTTACTGTCATTATTTACAACAGCTTGTGATACTGAAGAATTAGTTCAGCCAGATGTTAAACCAGAAGTCGAATTAGCCAACGCTAGTAATATTACCTCCATTGATTCTTACCGGAAGAATCTTTTGGTAGAACAAAGATTCGAATCCTCTGCCATGAGTCCGTTTAACAAACAAGTATATAAGTCACATGGCTTTGTTCTTACTAGTGCCGAGTCCAGATCAGGATCGAAATCTGCACGTATTGAGTTAAGAAAAGCGGACTACAAACTACGTTCGGAAATATTATTACCAGCCGAAACATCTAGTAACCGTTGGTATGGGTTTAGTATGAAATTACCAAGCAGCTATTGGCAAACCAGCACCGCCGTAGATAGTTGGGATATAATTGCACAGTGGCACGCCATGGAAGATAAAGGAGAGGCCGCTCGTTTTCCCCCCATTGCTTTGGTGGTTAGTAAAGGTAGATTAAACGTGGTAATGTATTGGGCCACGCGTTCGAATAACACCAACTCCACCATTAGCGGTAAAAAAGTATTTGACCTGGGACCGGTAATTAAAGATAAATGGGTTGATTTTGTATTTCACATTAACTTTTCTCACCAATCTGACGGAGTTTTAGATGTATGGTTAAACGGTACTAAATCACTTACCTTCCGTGGTCCGAATAGCTACAACGATAATGATCATCCTTACTTTAAAACCGGTATTTACAAAAGAAAATGGGGTACCATCAGCAAGCGGGCGCTCTTTATCGATGATATCCGTACTGCATCGGGTGGCGCTTCTTACAATGATGTAGCCCCTTCGGGTTCCGGCAAAAATAACCCACCAGCAGAAGATGATGCCCCTGTATCTGCTACCGGCCAAAAAGTAGTAAGCTATACTTTGGTTAACGCGGATACAGACAAAGATATCCGGACAATTGCAAACGGTGCTACTATCAAGCTTTCGGGTTTACCTACCAAAAATATTAATATCCGGGCTAATACTAATACTACCGTTGGTAGTGTGTACTTTGCTCTTTCCGGTGCTAAAAATTATACGAAAACAGAAGGTGGCGCTCCCTATGCATTATTCGGGGATACAAATCTGAATTACGCGGCGTGGCGCCCCGCATTAGGTAAATATACCTTAAAAGCTACTCCTTATTCCGCAGCAGGTCGTAGTGGAAATGCTGGCACGGCTTTAACTATTAATTTTACAGTAACACAATAA
- a CDS encoding M28 family peptidase, giving the protein MLHKIKILTCSLLLSLPVTAQENSSWGKIFNRINAEVQQNSKAYSTLQQASATIGHRLTGSENGKKAEEYAYNLLKSYGFEKVRYQPFEVESWRRGELRVQIGTDADHLQDIKSVSLAHSPVKAELTAAIVDMGNGLEVDYQAKPGAVTEKIALVYLGVLPGSAPGTGTLHRSEKTALAKKYGASGIIIINTVAGGTLLTGTASVTGKLIPIPAVCIGKEDGLKLKEQLRSGPLVSAINMTNFSGLINARNVIATLPGATLPKEKIVVGGHLDTWDLATGAIDNGLGSFSVIDMARTFKTLKLRPKRTIEFVLFMGEEEGLLGSEAYVAEAMKDKSMQNIAFMLNYDMTNDPKGYHATSEACKPLFQTIGALASKIDTTFKNNFSSRAGLHSDHQPFMLHGVPTGGSFGGKLPAGGGDCYHADCDGFDLVEESGLKNTVRFSSMLVYGLADSVKIPAKHLNDSETKAFLITNKLQEPLKIAGEWRWAD; this is encoded by the coding sequence ATGCTCCACAAAATTAAAATTCTTACTTGTTCTCTTTTATTATCGCTACCGGTAACTGCGCAGGAAAACTCCTCTTGGGGAAAAATTTTTAATCGTATTAATGCCGAGGTACAACAAAATTCTAAAGCTTATAGCACTTTACAACAAGCCTCGGCTACTATTGGCCACCGCTTAACCGGCTCGGAAAACGGCAAAAAAGCCGAAGAATACGCTTATAATTTATTAAAGTCGTATGGTTTTGAAAAGGTGCGTTACCAACCCTTTGAAGTAGAAAGCTGGCGCCGGGGCGAGTTACGGGTACAAATAGGTACCGACGCCGATCACCTACAGGATATTAAATCGGTATCACTGGCCCATTCGCCGGTAAAAGCCGAGTTAACCGCTGCTATTGTAGATATGGGTAACGGGCTGGAAGTTGATTACCAGGCCAAACCGGGGGCAGTTACTGAAAAAATTGCATTGGTTTATTTAGGGGTTTTACCCGGTTCAGCACCGGGTACGGGCACCTTGCACCGATCCGAAAAAACGGCTTTGGCTAAGAAGTACGGGGCCAGTGGTATTATAATCATTAACACGGTAGCAGGCGGCACCTTACTCACGGGCACGGCCTCAGTTACTGGCAAACTAATTCCTATTCCGGCGGTGTGTATCGGTAAAGAAGACGGCCTGAAATTAAAAGAACAACTCCGCTCCGGTCCTTTGGTATCCGCGATAAACATGACCAATTTTTCCGGGTTAATAAATGCCCGCAATGTTATTGCTACTTTGCCGGGTGCCACACTGCCAAAAGAAAAAATTGTTGTGGGCGGCCACCTGGATACCTGGGATTTAGCTACCGGCGCTATTGATAACGGCCTTGGCTCTTTCTCGGTGATTGATATGGCACGTACTTTTAAGACTTTAAAATTACGGCCTAAACGTACGATAGAGTTTGTATTGTTTATGGGCGAAGAAGAAGGCTTGCTGGGCTCCGAAGCTTACGTAGCCGAAGCCATGAAAGATAAATCCATGCAAAACATTGCCTTTATGCTGAACTACGACATGACCAACGACCCCAAAGGGTACCATGCCACCAGTGAGGCTTGTAAACCTTTATTCCAAACCATTGGGGCTTTAGCCAGCAAAATTGATACAACTTTTAAGAATAATTTCTCTAGCCGGGCGGGCCTGCACAGCGATCACCAGCCGTTTATGTTGCACGGCGTACCCACAGGCGGTTCTTTTGGCGGCAAACTTCCGGCGGGTGGCGGCGATTGCTACCACGCTGATTGCGACGGGTTTGACCTGGTGGAAGAAAGCGGCTTAAAAAACACGGTTCGATTTAGCAGCATGCTGGTATATGGTTTAGCCGACTCAGTTAAAATACCTGCGAAACACTTAAACGATTCAGAAACAAAAGCTTTCTTGATTACTAACAAATTACAGGAACCTCTAAAAATTGCCGGGGAGTGGCGCTGGGCGGATTAA
- a CDS encoding RagB/SusD family nutrient uptake outer membrane protein, with the protein MKFFKKSRYILPFVLTLSLASCDNFLEVEPRQAIVDDQTIVDGVTAETAVRGLYGALASTNYYGTTFQSIGYFQGDNIQWTGSQSIVAQFINHNVTADNASVAGTWAAIYQTINRANQIIEKVPAVTDATFTQEKKNQLLGEAYFVRALAYFDLARTWGGVQLVLTPTKELTDNEGIRRSSVTETYAQVLKDLTEAEKLLPETTNRYRATKKTAWALLARYYLYQKDWVQAESYASKLVDDAANYKLVKPYSAFFANNARGTEESIFEIYYSPTSTNTHRNSWQPPANGGTRQWAPNDALVSLVNDPTVGGNRNALVAKTTQGLWYGNMYYRSPATDPTFVIRIAELFLIRAEARAQLNKLPEALADLNAVRERAELTTSPAVTQPEVLLAIENERRVEFAFEPHRWYDLIRTGRVAEVLGVTDANKYVLPIPIDQLNADKALEQNPGY; encoded by the coding sequence ATGAAATTTTTTAAAAAATCCAGATATATACTGCCCTTTGTGCTGACCTTAAGTTTAGCTTCCTGCGATAATTTCCTGGAAGTAGAGCCGCGGCAAGCCATCGTGGACGACCAAACCATTGTGGATGGCGTTACCGCCGAAACCGCTGTGCGGGGTTTGTACGGGGCTCTCGCCAGCACGAATTATTACGGTACTACTTTTCAATCGATTGGATATTTTCAGGGGGATAATATTCAGTGGACCGGTTCCCAGTCCATCGTGGCACAATTTATTAACCACAACGTTACCGCCGATAACGCGTCGGTAGCCGGTACCTGGGCCGCCATTTACCAAACCATTAACCGCGCGAACCAGATCATCGAAAAAGTGCCTGCCGTAACCGATGCTACTTTTACCCAGGAGAAAAAGAACCAGTTATTAGGCGAAGCTTACTTTGTGCGGGCCCTGGCTTATTTTGATCTGGCGCGTACCTGGGGCGGTGTACAATTAGTGCTCACCCCCACCAAAGAACTCACCGACAACGAAGGCATTCGCCGCAGTTCGGTAACCGAAACTTACGCCCAGGTTTTAAAAGACTTAACCGAGGCCGAAAAACTATTACCCGAAACCACCAACCGCTACCGGGCTACCAAGAAAACGGCCTGGGCTTTACTGGCCCGTTACTACCTGTACCAAAAAGATTGGGTGCAAGCCGAATCCTACGCGAGTAAACTAGTGGACGACGCCGCCAATTACAAACTGGTAAAACCGTACAGTGCTTTCTTCGCCAACAATGCCCGCGGCACCGAAGAATCCATTTTTGAAATTTACTACAGCCCGACTTCTACCAACACGCACCGCAACAGCTGGCAACCACCCGCTAATGGCGGCACCCGGCAATGGGCACCCAACGATGCTTTGGTAAGCCTGGTAAATGACCCCACGGTAGGAGGAAACCGCAACGCTTTAGTCGCAAAAACTACCCAAGGATTGTGGTACGGCAATATGTATTACCGCAGCCCGGCCACCGATCCTACCTTCGTTATCCGCATTGCTGAATTGTTTTTGATTCGGGCTGAGGCTCGGGCGCAGCTAAATAAGTTACCGGAAGCACTAGCGGATTTAAATGCGGTGCGCGAACGGGCCGAGTTAACTACCAGCCCAGCAGTAACCCAACCTGAAGTTTTGCTGGCCATTGAAAACGAACGCCGCGTAGAGTTTGCCTTTGAACCGCACCGCTGGTATGATTTAATCCGGACTGGCCGCGTGGCGGAAGTTTTGGGAGTAACCGATGCGAATAAATACGTGCTGCCGATTCCGATTGACCAATTGAATGCTGATAAAGCGCTGGAGCAAAACCCGGGTTATTAG
- a CDS encoding nuclear transport factor 2 family protein, giving the protein MKTKCNCFSENAISETVAEGKTILKLEGRKEMAQAFDNFLRDVETIYHFNGQQVVKINGNNSVGKWYCLITLLGSENGKNIKTTIGATYKVKYIRINNKLLVSRRGGNFKRQDKTEIKS; this is encoded by the coding sequence TTGAAAACCAAGTGCAATTGTTTTTCTGAAAATGCGATATCTGAAACAGTAGCCGAAGGAAAAACAATTTTAAAACTGGAAGGTAGAAAAGAAATGGCGCAAGCCTTTGATAATTTTCTTCGAGATGTTGAAACCATCTATCATTTTAATGGCCAGCAGGTGGTCAAAATTAATGGAAATAATTCGGTAGGAAAATGGTATTGTTTAATTACGCTATTAGGTAGTGAAAATGGCAAGAATATTAAGACTACGATTGGTGCTACCTATAAAGTTAAATACATTCGGATAAATAATAAATTATTAGTTTCCAGAAGGGGAGGTAATTTTAAGCGGCAAGATAAAACGGAAATAAAATCCTAA